In Aegilops tauschii subsp. strangulata cultivar AL8/78 chromosome 3, Aet v6.0, whole genome shotgun sequence, one genomic interval encodes:
- the LOC109770602 gene encoding uncharacterized protein: protein MACLHDHECGDHNCAADWSLYNHIDIPKVVALNESVAGSVKSVFKSWDQRLETSGGFLESNEGDPELLVFIPFTSDVKIKSIAVVGGADGTSPSRMRAFINREGIDFSDAQNMQPVQEWELAENLQGVLEYQTRYSRFQGVANLTLHFPDNFGGDTTKIYYIGLRGEATQNKRDVVATIVYEVMPNPSDHKTKSETGGGFSHVE, encoded by the exons ATGGCGTGCCTGCACGATCACGAGTGTGGGGATCACAACTGCGCCGCCGATTGGTCGCTCTACAATCACATCGACATCCCCAAG GTGGTGGCTCTGAACGAATCTGTGGCCGGGAGCGTCAAATCGGTCTTCAAGTCGTGGGACCAGCGCCTCGAGACTTCCGGG GGTTTTCTGGAGAGCAATGAGGGTGACCCTGAGTTACTTGTTTTCATCCC ATTTACCTCAGATGTGAAGATCAAGAGCATCGCTGTCGTTGGTGGTGCTGATGGGACAAGCCCTTCAAGAATGAGAGC ATTTATCAATAGAGAAGGTATTGACTTTTCTGATGCTCAAAACATGCAGCCTGTGCAG GAATGGGAACTGGCAGAGAATTTGCAGGGAGTTCTTGAGTATCAAACCAG GTATTCAAGGTTCCAAGGTGTGGCCAACTTAACTCTGCATTTTCCTGACAACTTTGGTGGTGATACGACTAAGATATATTACATTGGTTTGCGTGGTGAAGCTACTCAG AACAAAAGGGATGTTGTGGCCACAATTGTGTATGAAGTAATGCCCAATCCGTCTGATCACAA AACAAAATCCGAGACTGGAGGTGGTTTCTCACATGTTGAGTAG